One window from the genome of Planctomycetia bacterium encodes:
- a CDS encoding sigma-70 family RNA polymerase sigma factor: MPSIGPDELGRLLDEQGPALVLYARQWCASPEDVVQEAFVQLARQAAVPDRPAAWLFRVVRNGAISLGRSSQRRTRREQSRANRSAPWFIVSEADRLDGQEVAQALETLPAEQREAIVARLWGQLSFEEIAELSGTSTSTAHRWYQAGLTALRTRFNVPCHETPARPIR, translated from the coding sequence ATGCCCTCGATTGGACCGGATGAATTGGGTCGATTGCTGGACGAACAGGGTCCGGCGCTGGTGCTCTATGCGCGGCAGTGGTGCGCGAGTCCCGAGGATGTCGTGCAGGAGGCGTTCGTGCAACTTGCGCGGCAGGCGGCCGTGCCGGATCGCCCGGCGGCCTGGCTGTTTCGTGTGGTGCGGAACGGGGCGATTTCGCTGGGGCGCTCCTCGCAGCGGCGCACACGGCGCGAGCAATCCCGGGCCAATCGGAGCGCCCCCTGGTTCATAGTTTCCGAAGCGGATCGGCTCGACGGCCAAGAGGTCGCCCAGGCATTGGAAACGCTGCCGGCCGAGCAGCGCGAGGCGATCGTCGCCCGGCTGTGGGGACAATTGTCGTTCGAGGAAATCGCGGAACTGTCCGGCACGTCGACCAGCACCGCTCATCGCTGGTATCAGGCCGGGCTGACCGCCTTACGCACGAGGTTCAACGTCCCATGCCACGAGACGCCAGCACGCCCGATCCGCTGA
- a CDS encoding DUF2278 family protein: MPLNHGYGVVIGTKHHYYRDPPNDYGQYFHGNVEVATSGGIYRCAIDVDSKQQPNGVEWRKVEMGLSTLKGLTSLADGWHALLSNSTSGALDYIRADELHPKVGCVFAIFNPLFEALRQALQLAINPPWKQGTSIQALADLEPLLNSAKRLFIFGEPFTVGVGVHNIHQNQGDPLGSQWWAENGIWQDGATLIQREDGSIAAFLNKFKTQAHATDNNGHPL, from the coding sequence ATGCCACTCAATCATGGCTACGGCGTCGTCATTGGGACGAAGCACCATTACTATCGCGACCCGCCGAACGACTACGGACAATACTTTCACGGCAATGTTGAAGTTGCTACGTCGGGAGGCATATATCGTTGCGCGATCGACGTCGATAGCAAGCAGCAGCCCAACGGCGTGGAATGGCGCAAAGTTGAAATGGGCCTTTCGACTTTGAAGGGACTTACTTCGTTGGCGGACGGCTGGCATGCGTTGCTGTCGAACAGTACGTCTGGGGCGCTTGACTACATCCGCGCGGACGAACTGCATCCGAAGGTAGGCTGCGTATTCGCGATCTTCAATCCGCTTTTCGAAGCTCTGCGCCAAGCCCTGCAACTGGCGATCAACCCACCCTGGAAGCAAGGGACAAGCATTCAGGCGCTAGCGGACCTAGAACCGCTATTGAACAGCGCGAAACGCCTGTTCATTTTTGGCGAACCCTTCACGGTGGGAGTAGGTGTCCATAACATCCACCAGAATCAGGGAGATCCCCTTGGGAGCCAATGGTGGGCTGAAAACGGCATCTGGCAGGATGGCGCCACGCTCATTCAACGAGAGGATGGTTCCATCGCAGCGTTTCTCAACAAGTTTAAGACGCAGGCACATGCGACCGACAACAACGGCCATCCTTTATAG
- the purM gene encoding phosphoribosylformylglycinamidine cyclo-ligase — protein sequence MGKATYKDAGVDLEVYEQSMARLPRLMGRTYSPRVIRLDGGFAGLFQLDFASKLFARNYQDPVLVSCTDGVGTKLKVATESGVHHTVGIDLVAMSVNDALCCGAEPLFFLDYVAMSHDDPELLEQIVSGISNGCLQSDCALLGGETAIMPDLYKRGDYDLAGFCVGVVERKKVIDGRAIAAGDTLLGVASSGFHSNGYSLVRRVVFDIAQLKINDHVDELGKSVAEVLLEPTQIYVRGVRQLLAHYPVKNVVHGLAHITGGGLFENLERILPTGARAVIRRDSWPIPKAFRWLQRLGEIEEAEMERVFNMGIGLVVAVSAYYADSVRQQLASTGLESWPIGHIAEGERGVVWG from the coding sequence ATGGGCAAAGCGACTTACAAAGACGCCGGGGTGGACCTCGAAGTTTACGAGCAGTCGATGGCTCGGCTGCCCCGGCTGATGGGGCGGACTTATAGCCCTCGGGTAATCCGGCTCGACGGCGGGTTTGCGGGGCTGTTTCAGCTTGATTTTGCCAGCAAGCTGTTCGCCCGGAACTACCAGGACCCGGTGCTGGTCTCCTGCACCGACGGCGTGGGGACGAAGCTCAAGGTGGCCACCGAATCCGGCGTGCATCATACCGTGGGGATCGACCTGGTGGCGATGAGCGTCAACGACGCCCTTTGCTGCGGGGCGGAGCCGCTGTTTTTCCTCGACTATGTGGCGATGTCCCACGACGACCCGGAATTGCTGGAGCAGATCGTCTCCGGGATTAGCAACGGCTGCCTGCAGAGCGATTGCGCGCTGCTGGGGGGCGAAACGGCGATTATGCCCGACCTGTACAAACGCGGCGACTACGACCTGGCCGGTTTCTGCGTCGGCGTCGTGGAGCGCAAGAAAGTCATCGACGGCCGCGCCATCGCCGCTGGCGACACGCTGCTGGGCGTAGCGTCGAGCGGGTTCCACTCCAACGGCTACAGCCTGGTCCGCCGCGTCGTGTTCGACATCGCGCAGCTCAAGATCAACGATCACGTCGACGAGCTGGGTAAGTCCGTGGCGGAAGTGCTGCTGGAGCCGACGCAGATTTATGTGCGCGGCGTGCGGCAACTTTTGGCGCACTACCCGGTGAAGAACGTGGTGCATGGCCTCGCCCACATCACGGGCGGCGGGTTGTTCGAGAACCTGGAACGCATTCTTCCCACGGGCGCGCGAGCGGTGATACGCCGCGATAGCTGGCCCATCCCGAAGGCGTTCCGCTGGCTGCAACGACTGGGCGAAATCGAAGAAGCGGAAATGGAACGCGTCTTCAACATGGGCATCGGCCTGGTCGTCGCCGTGAGCGCGTACTACGCCGACAGCGTCCGCCAGCAACTCGCCTCGACCGGCCTGGAAAGCTGGCCGATCGGCCACATCGCCGAGGGGGAACGCGGGGTTGTTTGGGGGTAG
- a CDS encoding NTP transferase domain-containing protein: MTKKLAIVMAAGKGTRMKSELPKVLVPALGRPIIDYVLDALEESGIDETVVIVGYRADDVKIALAGRKNLSFALQEEQRGTGHAVMCARAALERHHGPVLVVTGDSPMLQPSSVRALFEEFERRPTACLMGTAHKENPYGLGRVVRDANGDFLRIVEEKDASEEERRLTEVNMSTYLFDAQELLQALGKLQPNNKQGEYYITDGPGILKDEGKRVAALAVLKPVEALSINTVDDLAAVEAALREEGKGEKK; encoded by the coding sequence ATGACCAAGAAACTTGCCATCGTCATGGCCGCAGGGAAGGGGACGCGGATGAAATCCGAGTTGCCCAAGGTGCTCGTGCCGGCGCTGGGGCGGCCGATTATTGACTACGTGCTGGACGCCCTGGAAGAAAGTGGCATCGACGAGACCGTGGTCATCGTGGGCTACCGGGCCGACGACGTGAAAATCGCCCTGGCTGGCCGGAAGAATCTCTCCTTCGCCTTGCAGGAAGAGCAGCGCGGGACCGGGCACGCCGTGATGTGCGCCCGGGCGGCGCTGGAGCGGCATCACGGTCCGGTGCTGGTCGTGACCGGGGACTCGCCGATGTTGCAGCCGTCGAGCGTCCGGGCGTTGTTCGAAGAATTCGAACGCCGCCCGACCGCCTGCCTGATGGGGACGGCCCATAAGGAAAACCCCTACGGCTTGGGGAGGGTGGTCCGCGATGCGAACGGCGATTTCCTGCGGATTGTCGAAGAAAAAGACGCCTCGGAAGAGGAACGCCGGCTCACCGAGGTCAACATGAGCACCTATCTGTTCGACGCTCAGGAGTTGCTCCAGGCGTTGGGCAAACTGCAACCCAATAACAAGCAGGGTGAGTATTACATCACCGACGGTCCTGGTATCCTCAAGGACGAGGGAAAACGGGTCGCCGCGCTCGCCGTGCTCAAGCCGGTCGAGGCCCTGAGCATCAATACGGTGGACGACCTGGCGGCCGTCGAAGCCGCGCTGCGGGAGGAAGGGAAGGGAGAAAAGAAGTAA
- a CDS encoding ribose-phosphate pyrophosphokinase, whose product MIDLKIFSGRANQNLTRRICDYLGLPVGKISLGNFPDGEVSCKIDEDVRGRDVFLVQPTCPPVNDSLMELLIMIESCKRASAERITAVVPYYGYARQDRKDEGRVPITAKLVANLITRAGADRVLSMDLHAPQIQGFFDVPVDHLYAAPVLNQYFAEMDVPRYEMIVVSPDEGSIKRALGHAKRLKARLAIVDKRRSSAEDTHQENIIGAPVDGKVAVIFDDMISTAGSICGAAQKLKSAGAREIWVAATHGVFCGPAIERMEKAPITRVVITDTIPLKPGLENGKIEVLSIAPLLGEAIKRIHRNESISELFD is encoded by the coding sequence ATGATTGATCTGAAAATCTTTAGCGGCCGCGCGAATCAGAATCTGACGCGGCGGATTTGCGATTACTTGGGGCTGCCCGTGGGAAAGATTTCGCTGGGGAATTTTCCCGACGGCGAAGTCTCCTGCAAGATCGACGAAGACGTCCGCGGTCGCGACGTGTTTCTCGTCCAGCCGACCTGCCCGCCGGTGAACGACAGCCTGATGGAGCTCTTGATTATGATCGAGAGCTGCAAACGCGCCAGCGCGGAGCGGATCACGGCCGTCGTGCCGTACTACGGCTACGCCCGGCAGGACCGCAAGGACGAAGGCCGCGTGCCGATCACGGCCAAGCTGGTCGCGAATCTGATCACCCGCGCCGGCGCCGATCGCGTGCTCTCGATGGACCTGCACGCGCCGCAGATTCAAGGTTTCTTCGACGTCCCCGTCGATCACTTGTACGCCGCGCCGGTGCTGAACCAGTACTTCGCGGAGATGGACGTCCCGCGCTACGAAATGATCGTCGTCAGTCCGGACGAGGGGAGCATCAAACGGGCGTTGGGCCACGCCAAGCGGCTCAAAGCCCGGCTGGCGATCGTCGACAAGCGCCGCAGCAGCGCCGAGGACACGCATCAAGAGAACATCATCGGCGCCCCGGTCGACGGCAAGGTGGCGGTGATCTTCGACGACATGATCAGCACGGCCGGTTCGATCTGCGGCGCGGCGCAAAAGCTCAAAAGCGCCGGCGCGCGGGAAATCTGGGTCGCCGCCACGCACGGCGTGTTCTGCGGCCCGGCGATCGAGCGGATGGAAAAAGCGCCGATCACTCGCGTCGTCATCACGGACACGATCCCGCTCAAGCCGGGCCTGGAAAACGGGAAGATCGAAGTCCTCTCGATCGCGCCGCTGTTAGGCGAAGCGATCAAGCGCATTCACCGGAATGAGTCGATTAGTGAGCTGTTTGATTGA
- a CDS encoding redoxin domain-containing protein: MLACYHRGSLLGALFCGFLALSPLAFIGCNDAAPRDLEIAKAGVTSAAKKGDPAQSPEVIKAQAVLNQLAATYRDAKTYADSGTVRLLYEQGERKVDEAVDFAVTLEKPNKLRLNLYQALVVSDGEKFRATIADLAGEVLEVDAPAALTLEEIYRHELLNGVLTGGLAGSSPQLAFLLNDKAVEQLVELGSAPPRLMSPGEIDGEPCDRVVIERTDGQLLLWIDQKTHVLRRLEYPVTELAKQMSQAGAVSNLTLVADFAGAQVNAPVDAVAFQFETPEGAKLVDSFVSHIEMPRPEPPSPLLGKPAPEFAFYTLDGRRVTKESLAGKVAVLDFWFTTCEPCQATMPLVQRVFEEYAQDDRVQFFAVSIADPAGGNLELQKVLQGWQVKLPIVRDVDKCFENAFEIPGAPALYVLGPDGRVQDYHAGLNSNLAEELSQSLQKLLAGQDTFNDVQKRYEVQMAEYQKAQTASSGSESATQELPDAEIAPRSEPQTVKLTKLWTAKAVKEPGNVLVTRDGDATAKIYALDGWRQVVELDAKGELVERHLLELPEEAVVRYLRTAVDSAGQRVFAGSASAQQQAHVFDSAWKTKFSYPSLEGGKSDGLTDVQFGDLNADGQPELNVAFWGAGGVHNVALDGTRAWNNQSLELVYRLAVTSPDASGQRSLLTTNRQGTLVALAHDGQPSEHHSVGTRYLHAVFTADLNGDGNVEICAIARDQANHESLVGIAPDFTAQWELPLPFGWQRHPIDAVTSGKVLPGEESQWIIAGADGSIQLISREGQVLDRFHHGAALAGLAATEIVGKPALVIATASGVEAWGVEAK, translated from the coding sequence ATGCTGGCATGCTATCATCGCGGCAGCCTTCTCGGCGCGCTGTTTTGCGGATTCCTCGCGCTGTCTCCGCTTGCCTTCATTGGCTGCAACGACGCCGCCCCGCGCGATCTCGAAATCGCCAAGGCGGGAGTGACGTCGGCCGCCAAGAAGGGCGATCCGGCTCAGTCGCCGGAAGTGATCAAGGCCCAGGCGGTGTTGAATCAACTGGCGGCCACGTACCGCGACGCCAAAACGTACGCCGACAGCGGCACGGTGCGTCTGCTTTACGAGCAGGGAGAACGCAAGGTCGACGAAGCAGTCGATTTCGCCGTCACGCTCGAAAAGCCGAACAAGTTGCGATTGAATCTCTATCAGGCGCTCGTCGTCAGCGACGGCGAAAAGTTCCGCGCCACGATCGCCGATCTCGCCGGCGAAGTTCTGGAAGTCGATGCACCCGCGGCGCTGACCTTGGAAGAAATCTATCGCCACGAACTGCTGAATGGAGTGCTGACGGGCGGACTGGCTGGTTCGTCGCCGCAGTTGGCGTTCCTGCTTAACGACAAGGCCGTCGAACAATTGGTGGAACTTGGTTCCGCGCCGCCTCGCCTGATGTCTCCAGGCGAAATCGACGGCGAGCCTTGCGATCGCGTGGTGATCGAGCGCACCGATGGCCAGTTGTTGCTCTGGATCGATCAAAAAACGCACGTGCTGCGTCGGCTGGAATATCCAGTGACGGAACTGGCGAAGCAGATGAGCCAGGCCGGCGCGGTGAGCAATCTTACACTGGTGGCCGATTTCGCGGGCGCACAAGTGAACGCACCGGTCGACGCCGTCGCGTTTCAGTTCGAAACGCCCGAAGGGGCGAAGCTGGTTGATTCGTTCGTCAGTCACATTGAAATGCCGCGGCCGGAACCCCCTTCGCCGTTGTTGGGTAAGCCGGCGCCGGAGTTTGCCTTTTACACGCTCGACGGCCGCCGCGTGACCAAGGAATCGCTGGCCGGCAAAGTCGCCGTGCTCGATTTCTGGTTCACCACGTGCGAGCCCTGCCAGGCGACGATGCCGCTCGTGCAACGCGTCTTCGAGGAATACGCGCAGGACGATCGTGTGCAGTTCTTCGCCGTGAGCATCGCCGATCCCGCAGGAGGCAACCTGGAACTGCAAAAGGTGCTGCAAGGTTGGCAAGTCAAACTGCCGATCGTCCGCGACGTCGACAAGTGTTTCGAAAACGCCTTCGAAATCCCTGGCGCGCCGGCCTTGTATGTCCTCGGACCGGATGGCCGCGTGCAGGACTACCACGCGGGGCTGAACTCGAACCTCGCGGAAGAACTGTCGCAATCGCTGCAAAAGCTGCTGGCCGGCCAGGACACGTTCAACGACGTGCAGAAGCGTTATGAAGTGCAAATGGCCGAATACCAAAAGGCCCAGACGGCTTCGAGCGGATCGGAAAGCGCAACGCAAGAATTGCCCGACGCGGAAATCGCCCCGCGTTCGGAACCGCAAACGGTCAAGTTGACGAAGCTCTGGACCGCAAAGGCAGTCAAAGAGCCAGGCAACGTGCTGGTCACGCGCGACGGCGACGCCACGGCCAAGATCTACGCCCTCGACGGTTGGCGTCAGGTGGTTGAACTCGACGCCAAGGGCGAGTTGGTCGAACGACATTTGCTGGAACTGCCCGAAGAAGCCGTGGTCCGCTATCTGCGCACGGCCGTCGATAGCGCCGGGCAGCGCGTCTTCGCCGGCTCAGCCAGCGCGCAGCAACAAGCACATGTGTTCGACAGCGCTTGGAAAACTAAGTTCAGCTACCCGTCACTCGAAGGCGGCAAGTCCGACGGTCTGACCGACGTCCAATTCGGCGATCTGAATGCTGACGGACAGCCGGAATTGAACGTCGCCTTCTGGGGCGCCGGCGGCGTTCACAACGTGGCGCTCGACGGCACGCGGGCCTGGAACAATCAATCCCTGGAGTTGGTGTATCGACTCGCCGTGACATCACCCGACGCGTCCGGTCAGCGATCGCTGTTGACCACGAACCGCCAAGGGACGCTCGTCGCACTCGCGCACGACGGCCAACCGAGCGAACATCATTCCGTCGGCACGCGGTACCTGCACGCGGTCTTCACGGCCGATTTGAACGGCGATGGGAACGTGGAAATCTGCGCGATCGCCCGTGACCAGGCGAACCACGAATCGCTCGTCGGCATCGCCCCGGACTTCACCGCGCAGTGGGAACTCCCGCTGCCCTTCGGTTGGCAGCGCCACCCGATCGACGCGGTCACTTCAGGAAAAGTCCTGCCAGGCGAAGAATCGCAATGGATCATCGCCGGCGCCGACGGTTCGATTCAACTCATCAGCCGCGAAGGCCAGGTCCTCGATCGCTTTCACCACGGTGCAGCGCTAGCTGGCCTGGCGGCCACGGAAATCGTCGGCAAACCGGCCCTGGTAATTGCGACGGCCAGCGGCGTGGAAGCGTGGGGCGTGGAGGCGAAGTGA
- a CDS encoding glycine cleavage T C-terminal barrel domain-containing protein codes for MDNWQPFRDLFPTAAALPPLDFGDPAGEEMALAAGVGIVPLLDRSQLALRGADRASFLHNLSTNDIRRLAPGQGCEAFLLNAPGKVLAHVYVFVEAEQLVLDTVPGQGEFLLQHLDRYLIREKVELVPLPDRYDLLLAGPKAADLLARLGVTSEPSEHCSHAATRIAEHPVTIRRVDLAGAESLMITLDTAHVGSVWTTLCKVGATPCGMSAFTAARIAAGAPLFGFDITDANLPQEIGRDRQAISFTKGCYIGQETVARIDALGHVNRLLVGLRGTGDTAFPAGMELSADDGKTVGTVTSTAYSHRLKQPIALGYVRRAQATPGTMLNSTSGPVEVVALPM; via the coding sequence ATGGACAACTGGCAACCATTCCGCGACTTGTTTCCCACGGCCGCAGCGCTGCCGCCACTCGATTTCGGCGACCCGGCCGGCGAAGAAATGGCGCTCGCGGCCGGCGTTGGCATTGTGCCGTTGCTGGATCGCTCGCAACTTGCGCTCCGCGGTGCGGATCGAGCGTCGTTCCTGCATAACTTGTCCACAAACGACATCCGCCGCCTCGCTCCCGGGCAAGGTTGCGAGGCGTTTCTGCTGAACGCCCCCGGCAAAGTTCTCGCGCACGTCTACGTCTTCGTGGAAGCAGAACAATTGGTGCTCGACACCGTTCCGGGACAGGGGGAGTTCCTGCTGCAGCACCTGGATCGCTATTTGATTCGTGAAAAGGTGGAGTTGGTCCCATTGCCGGATCGCTATGACTTGCTGTTGGCCGGGCCGAAGGCGGCGGATCTATTGGCGCGGCTAGGCGTCACGTCAGAACCGAGCGAGCATTGCAGCCACGCAGCGACGCGCATCGCGGAACATCCGGTCACGATCCGGCGCGTGGATCTCGCCGGCGCCGAGTCATTAATGATTACGTTGGATACCGCGCACGTCGGCTCGGTGTGGACAACATTGTGCAAAGTCGGCGCAACGCCCTGCGGGATGTCCGCTTTCACCGCGGCGCGGATCGCCGCCGGAGCGCCGCTCTTCGGATTCGACATCACCGACGCGAACTTGCCGCAAGAAATCGGCCGCGACCGGCAAGCCATCAGCTTCACCAAAGGCTGTTACATCGGCCAGGAAACGGTTGCTCGCATTGACGCGCTAGGGCATGTGAATCGCCTGCTCGTCGGCCTGCGCGGAACCGGCGACACGGCATTTCCGGCCGGCATGGAACTTAGTGCGGACGATGGCAAGACTGTGGGCACAGTCACGAGCACTGCGTATTCCCATCGCCTGAAGCAGCCCATAGCCCTGGGCTACGTGCGCCGAGCGCAAGCCACGCCAGGCACGATGTTGAATTCGACGTCCGGCCCGGTCGAGGTCGTCGCGCTGCCCATGTAA
- a CDS encoding SUMF1/EgtB/PvdO family nonheme iron enzyme, translating into MRVKIRDLVTKLKAVPRQRWAWLSAGVGGACLVFGGWWNSLPLFGIGAVSFALGALWILGWRTSRAAPAAAVAAPAAPAVVQQPRAPVAPEDTEGLVEQMLAQGRYALMLRPQVVANLSPAHRDRTRDELTEQMAFVPAGEVELGPWDEHSINPKEEDDDAHKSVYRVDAYYLDRYSVTNRQFLEFVMAGGYEQMALWDAKILPAVIDFVDQTGSLGPRYWRHGRYHEGSEDQPVIGVSWYEAMAYARWVGKRMPTDAEWVKAACWPVPLGPGSRMQRRYPWGDNMDRERANIWGSGPGRIVSVTEFGSGVSVGGVYQLVGNVWEWTASNFGAGGYGRPELVLPNPMKSVRGGAFDTYFDNQATSQFQSGENPIARRYNVGFRCALGACDVSFSDNGEAAEPEAELQEAGA; encoded by the coding sequence GTGAGAGTCAAAATCCGCGACCTCGTGACCAAGCTGAAAGCCGTGCCGCGGCAACGCTGGGCTTGGCTATCGGCCGGCGTCGGCGGCGCGTGTCTCGTCTTCGGCGGTTGGTGGAATAGTCTGCCGCTCTTTGGGATCGGGGCGGTGAGCTTCGCGCTGGGAGCACTGTGGATACTCGGCTGGCGCACGAGCCGTGCCGCCCCAGCGGCCGCCGTGGCCGCGCCCGCTGCGCCGGCCGTCGTGCAGCAGCCTCGCGCCCCAGTGGCCCCCGAAGATACTGAGGGACTCGTCGAGCAGATGCTCGCGCAAGGGCGCTATGCCCTCATGCTACGTCCGCAGGTCGTGGCGAACCTGTCACCGGCGCATCGCGACCGCACTCGTGACGAGCTCACAGAACAAATGGCGTTTGTGCCGGCTGGCGAGGTCGAGCTTGGCCCTTGGGATGAACACTCGATCAATCCCAAGGAAGAGGACGACGATGCGCACAAGTCCGTCTATCGCGTCGACGCCTATTACCTGGATCGCTATTCGGTCACGAATCGGCAGTTTCTCGAATTCGTGATGGCCGGCGGCTATGAACAGATGGCCCTCTGGGATGCCAAAATCCTGCCGGCGGTGATCGATTTCGTCGATCAAACCGGATCCTTGGGACCGCGCTACTGGCGGCATGGGCGCTACCACGAGGGGTCCGAAGATCAACCTGTCATCGGCGTGAGTTGGTACGAGGCGATGGCCTACGCCCGTTGGGTCGGCAAACGGATGCCGACCGACGCCGAGTGGGTCAAGGCGGCTTGTTGGCCGGTGCCCTTGGGACCGGGCAGCCGGATGCAGCGCCGCTATCCGTGGGGCGACAACATGGACCGCGAGCGCGCCAATATCTGGGGCTCCGGACCGGGGCGGATCGTCTCGGTAACCGAATTCGGCTCCGGCGTTAGCGTGGGCGGCGTCTACCAACTGGTTGGAAATGTTTGGGAATGGACCGCGAGTAACTTCGGCGCCGGCGGCTACGGCCGACCGGAGCTGGTGCTGCCGAACCCGATGAAGAGCGTCCGCGGCGGCGCTTTCGACACGTACTTCGACAATCAGGCGACGAGCCAATTCCAGAGCGGCGAGAACCCCATCGCACGCAGATACAACGTCGGCTTTCGCTGCGCCTTGGGCGCATGCGACGTGTCGTTCAGCGACAACGGCGAAGCAGCCGAGCCGGAAGCCGAACTTCAGGAGGCCGGAGCATGA
- a CDS encoding LutB/LldF family L-lactate oxidation iron-sulfur protein, whose product MPGTDYASREHHEFLDATTQALANANLQLALANLGDTLGQRNKDAFAALPDADALRERARAIKDATLAELDRHLETLEASVQRLGGQVHFAGDGDDACRIIESILRGCGARRVVKSKSMTTEEIHLNRALEAAGVEVVETDFGEFIIQVAKQRPSHLVAPALHLRTPEVAQLLSDHAKRPLPADAEQLAAYARETLREKFATADVGITGANFAVAETGTIVLVSNEGNARLTVTMPRVQIAIMGIEKVVPKFADLPAFLKVLARAATGQTLSVYTSLVTGPRRDGEHDGPEEFHLVLLDNGRSRILSGPLRESLFCIRCGACLNACPVYRNIGGHAYGGVYAGPIGAVLTPLYDGLAENKHLPHASSLCGACQTACPVKIAIPELLVKLRGALHELPAGDLRIEHLAYLFWARAMRSPRLYRLGTWLATRTIGRWTKKTRWLKRLPGGLHGWTASRDFPAPAAERFRDWWSREAEQ is encoded by the coding sequence ATGCCGGGCACGGATTACGCCAGTCGCGAGCATCACGAGTTCCTCGACGCCACGACCCAGGCGTTGGCGAACGCGAACTTGCAACTGGCGCTCGCCAATCTCGGCGATACGCTCGGTCAACGGAACAAAGACGCCTTCGCGGCGTTGCCGGATGCCGACGCCCTGCGCGAGCGCGCGCGGGCGATCAAAGACGCGACGTTGGCGGAACTGGATCGCCACTTGGAAACTCTGGAAGCCAGCGTTCAGCGTCTCGGCGGCCAGGTGCATTTCGCCGGCGACGGCGACGACGCCTGCCGAATCATTGAGAGCATTTTGCGCGGTTGCGGCGCGCGGCGCGTCGTGAAAAGCAAGTCGATGACGACGGAGGAGATTCACCTCAATCGCGCGTTGGAAGCGGCGGGCGTCGAGGTCGTGGAGACAGACTTCGGCGAGTTCATCATCCAAGTCGCCAAGCAGCGACCGTCGCACCTGGTGGCGCCGGCACTGCATCTGCGTACGCCAGAAGTGGCGCAACTCTTATCGGATCACGCGAAGCGCCCACTGCCGGCGGACGCCGAGCAGCTCGCCGCGTATGCTCGCGAAACGCTGCGCGAGAAATTCGCCACGGCCGATGTCGGCATAACGGGGGCGAATTTTGCGGTAGCCGAGACGGGCACGATCGTGTTGGTCTCGAATGAAGGGAACGCCCGGCTCACCGTGACGATGCCGCGCGTGCAGATCGCCATCATGGGCATTGAGAAGGTGGTTCCCAAATTCGCCGACCTGCCGGCGTTCTTGAAGGTGTTGGCCCGCGCCGCGACAGGACAGACGCTGTCCGTCTACACGTCGTTGGTCACCGGCCCGCGCCGCGACGGCGAGCATGATGGCCCTGAAGAATTCCACTTAGTGCTGCTCGATAACGGTCGATCGCGGATTCTGTCGGGGCCCTTGCGCGAGAGCTTGTTCTGTATCCGCTGCGGCGCCTGCCTCAACGCCTGCCCGGTGTATCGCAATATCGGCGGGCACGCGTATGGCGGCGTATATGCCGGGCCGATCGGCGCGGTATTGACGCCGCTTTACGATGGCTTAGCGGAAAACAAGCACTTGCCGCACGCCTCAAGTCTTTGCGGCGCATGCCAAACGGCCTGCCCGGTGAAAATTGCGATTCCTGAATTGCTGGTAAAGCTGCGCGGCGCGCTGCATGAATTGCCGGCTGGCGATTTGCGCATTGAACATTTGGCCTATCTCTTTTGGGCGCGCGCGATGCGTTCACCAAGACTCTATCGTCTCGGCACCTGGCTCGCGACACGGACGATCGGCCGCTGGACGAAAAAGACGCGCTGGCTCAAGCGGCTACCGGGCGGATTGCACGGCTGGACTGCGTCCCGCGATTTCCCCGCTCCGGCCGCGGAGCGCTTTCGCGACTGGTGGTCGCGCGAGGCGGAACAATGA